The following are encoded in a window of Thermodesulfobacterium geofontis OPF15 genomic DNA:
- the atpF gene encoding F0F1 ATP synthase subunit B codes for MKNLKGIGSLIFFFIITTVSLVFGAEAGGEHHGVTSTQLKNLLWFTLNFIVLCLILYKFLKKPIVDMFKARQENILKQYNELLEKKKEAEAKYVELQEKIKNLEKEAQEIYQNYVEQGIKEKERIIAEANAQAERIKQQAQLYIQHEMEKAKAILREEIAEASVKLAEEILKKNITEEDQKRMIRDFINEIKGRVLH; via the coding sequence ATGAAAAATTTAAAAGGGATAGGAAGCTTAATTTTCTTTTTTATTATAACTACCGTTTCTTTAGTTTTTGGAGCTGAGGCAGGTGGTGAGCACCATGGAGTTACTTCTACTCAATTAAAAAATTTACTTTGGTTTACTCTTAATTTTATAGTTTTATGTTTGATTTTATATAAATTTCTTAAAAAACCTATTGTAGATATGTTTAAGGCTCGACAAGAGAATATACTTAAACAATACAATGAATTATTAGAAAAGAAAAAGGAAGCAGAGGCAAAATATGTGGAACTTCAAGAGAAGATTAAAAATTTAGAAAAGGAAGCTCAGGAAATTTATCAAAATTATGTAGAACAAGGTATAAAAGAGAAAGAAAGGATTATAGCTGAAGCTAATGCTCAAGCTGAAAGAATTAAACAGCAAGCACAGCTTTATATTCAGCATGAAATGGAAAAAGCTAAAGCTATATTAAGGGAGGAAATTGCTGAGGCATCTGTTAAATTAGCTGAAGAAATTTTAAAGAAAAACATAACCGAAGAAGATCAAAAAAGAATGATTAGAGATTTTATAAATGAAATTAAAGGGAGGGTGCTACATTGA
- a CDS encoding F0F1 ATP synthase subunit B family protein has translation MINFDITLFIQIAEALIMTFVLYYILVKPVMSYIRERESHFQTLEKETQELIALAEEAIKKYHEELNKARSEGIQKRELLKEEARKIEKEILSKVMKEMEEYKAKWAEQFSKQLEEVRKELMGSVEYFASLMVERLLGRKV, from the coding sequence ATGATCAACTTTGATATTACCTTATTTATCCAAATTGCTGAAGCTTTAATAATGACTTTTGTTCTTTATTATATTCTGGTTAAACCTGTTATGTCGTATATAAGAGAAAGAGAATCTCATTTTCAAACTTTAGAAAAAGAAACCCAAGAATTGATAGCCTTAGCTGAAGAAGCTATTAAAAAATATCATGAAGAATTAAATAAAGCGAGATCTGAAGGAATTCAAAAAAGAGAACTTTTGAAGGAAGAGGCTCGAAAGATAGAAAAAGAAATATTATCCAAAGTTATGAAAGAAATGGAGGAATATAAAGCTAAATGGGCTGAGCAATTTTCTAAGCAATTAGAAGAGGTAAGAAAAGAATTGATGGGTAGCGTAGAATATTTTGCTTCTCTTATGGTTGAAAGATTATTAGGGAGGAAAGTATGA
- a CDS encoding FtsW/RodA/SpoVE family cell cycle protein: protein MKTNNIREIFRENFWGLFVVFVLAILGVVNQWIIAETSSIFWKNLFWHLVGLICLIFISLLLDYRKIPFNIVWYSYLILIFILFILFFFKKRWINFGFISVQPSEFIKPVLVLLISLVASKEPNPYLKLKTLAKLFLIIFIPLILILPTDLDYAFIMGIMFISFLIFIGIPRKILFFLFLVGLIVILLVFPIIWEKLKPHQKGRIYGYLNPEKYAQTWGYQLNQSLIAIGSGGLWGQGIKGGWSTRLHYLPAKYTDLAFAVWAETWGFIGVSLVLFLYGYLLCFCIKISSTAKDWLGKYLSLGVGLVLFWQALFNLGGCSGILPMTSIPFPFLSYGGSITISLYFLLSLMFNVAFKRYFFK, encoded by the coding sequence ATGAAAACTAATAATATAAGAGAAATTTTTAGAGAAAATTTTTGGGGATTATTTGTAGTTTTTGTTCTTGCAATTTTAGGGGTCGTAAATCAATGGATAATTGCAGAAACATCTTCTATATTTTGGAAAAATTTATTTTGGCATTTAGTTGGCTTAATTTGTTTAATTTTTATATCCCTTTTATTAGATTATAGAAAAATTCCTTTTAATATAGTTTGGTACTCCTACTTAATTTTAATTTTCATTCTCTTTATATTGTTCTTTTTTAAAAAAAGATGGATTAATTTCGGATTTATTAGTGTTCAACCCTCAGAATTTATAAAACCTGTTTTAGTACTGTTAATCAGTTTAGTAGCTTCTAAGGAACCTAATCCTTATTTAAAATTAAAAACCTTGGCTAAACTTTTTTTAATAATTTTTATTCCTTTAATACTTATTCTTCCTACAGATTTGGATTATGCTTTTATAATGGGCATTATGTTTATAAGTTTTTTAATTTTTATAGGAATTCCAAGAAAAATTTTGTTTTTTTTATTTTTAGTGGGATTAATAGTCATTTTATTAGTTTTTCCTATAATTTGGGAGAAACTTAAACCTCATCAAAAAGGTAGAATTTATGGTTATTTAAATCCTGAAAAATATGCTCAAACTTGGGGTTATCAACTTAATCAATCTCTTATTGCTATAGGATCTGGTGGTCTTTGGGGGCAAGGAATTAAAGGGGGGTGGTCTACAAGACTTCATTATCTTCCAGCTAAATATACAGATCTTGCATTTGCAGTATGGGCAGAAACATGGGGTTTTATAGGTGTAAGTTTAGTCTTATTTTTATACGGATATTTACTTTGTTTTTGTATAAAAATTTCCTCAACTGCTAAAGACTGGTTAGGGAAATATCTTTCCTTGGGGGTAGGATTGGTTTTATTTTGGCAAGCTCTATTTAACTTAGGTGGTTGCTCTGGTATTCTTCCTATGACCAGTATACCTTTTCCTTTTTTAAGTTATGGTGGATCTATAACAATTTCACTTTATTTTTTACTTTCTTTAATGTTTAATGTTGCTTTTAAAAGATATTTCTTTAAATAA
- the mrdA gene encoding penicillin-binding protein 2 — translation MRKSNENAFFIRDFLKTKQKILKGLFWERRLFWAKILIVFSFVILWLRFFHLQVIKYSYYLKKAKERSVVSYIIRAPRGEIITSDGVVVATNRAVFQLYLDPELIKDKEDEILYRLSRILGEEIGSLKERYYLAKKTSLGRVLIKRNLSWDEVAKIMVRRYYLPGVKVEVESERFYPYGEIYFHLLGYISKITLEEYKNLKEKGYSIEDYIGRMGIERAYENILKGKNGVIEIERDAYGRLGKVINRIPPTPGEDLLITVNHNLQVKAYELLKDKKGTIIALSPQDGSILAMVSTPSIDPQKFINGFTEEEWERINSSPDKPFLNRALQAYPPGSTYKIITAIAALKAGVINSVNDSVFCPGCFKLGSRVFRCWEPKGHGTVNFIKAIAYSCDVYFYNLASKLDIDYLAEVSKEWGLGKTTGLGWSEEKEGFVPDRAWKEKTFKEPWYQGETVVMGIGQGYLLVTPLQMARIYMAIANGGYLYKPYIVKKIKTLNGNTININPHLEKKLNLDPQHLEWIREGLSEVVKIGTGRAAFVPGVNVAGKTGTAQVVSSALKKIKSLEHHAWFISYAGMSSPQIVSAILVEHGGHGGSAAAPLARELYKIYFGIKEPKSTIPEINEQDLTNEN, via the coding sequence ATGAGAAAATCTAACGAAAATGCTTTTTTTATTAGGGACTTTTTAAAAACCAAACAAAAAATACTAAAGGGACTTTTTTGGGAAAGAAGGCTATTTTGGGCAAAAATTTTAATTGTATTTTCCTTTGTTATTTTATGGTTAAGATTTTTTCATCTCCAAGTTATTAAATACTCATATTATCTAAAAAAAGCTAAAGAAAGATCAGTAGTAAGTTATATAATAAGAGCTCCGAGAGGAGAAATTATAACTTCAGATGGAGTAGTAGTGGCAACAAATAGAGCGGTATTTCAGCTTTATTTAGATCCTGAATTAATAAAAGATAAAGAAGACGAAATTTTATATAGGCTAAGTAGAATTTTGGGAGAAGAGATTGGAAGTTTGAAAGAAAGATATTATTTAGCAAAAAAAACTTCCTTAGGAAGGGTTCTAATAAAGAGAAATTTAAGTTGGGATGAGGTAGCTAAAATAATGGTTAGAAGATATTATCTTCCTGGGGTGAAAGTAGAAGTAGAATCAGAAAGATTTTATCCCTATGGAGAAATTTATTTCCACCTTTTAGGGTATATTTCAAAAATAACACTTGAGGAATATAAAAATTTGAAAGAAAAAGGTTATTCCATAGAGGATTATATTGGAAGAATGGGAATAGAGAGGGCTTATGAAAACATATTAAAAGGAAAAAATGGAGTTATAGAAATTGAAAGAGATGCTTACGGGCGTTTAGGAAAAGTAATTAATAGAATACCACCTACTCCAGGAGAAGATTTGTTGATAACAGTAAATCATAATTTGCAAGTAAAAGCTTATGAGCTTTTAAAAGATAAAAAAGGAACTATAATTGCCCTTTCTCCTCAAGATGGTTCTATTTTAGCTATGGTTAGTACCCCTTCTATAGATCCCCAAAAATTTATTAATGGCTTTACAGAGGAAGAATGGGAAAGAATAAACTCAAGTCCAGATAAACCCTTTTTAAATCGTGCTTTACAGGCTTATCCTCCTGGTTCTACTTATAAGATAATTACAGCTATTGCTGCTCTTAAAGCTGGTGTTATAAATAGTGTTAATGATTCAGTTTTTTGTCCAGGTTGTTTTAAATTAGGATCTCGTGTATTTAGATGTTGGGAACCTAAAGGGCATGGGACTGTTAATTTTATTAAGGCTATAGCATATTCTTGCGATGTTTATTTTTATAATCTTGCTTCTAAACTTGATATTGATTATTTAGCAGAAGTATCAAAAGAATGGGGCCTTGGTAAAACTACAGGTTTAGGATGGAGTGAGGAAAAAGAAGGTTTTGTGCCTGATAGGGCATGGAAAGAAAAGACTTTTAAAGAACCTTGGTATCAAGGAGAAACTGTAGTAATGGGAATAGGACAAGGTTATTTACTTGTTACACCTTTACAAATGGCAAGAATTTATATGGCAATAGCTAACGGAGGTTATCTTTATAAACCTTACATAGTAAAAAAAATAAAAACCCTTAATGGCAATACAATTAATATAAATCCTCACTTAGAAAAAAAACTAAATTTAGATCCACAACATTTAGAATGGATAAGAGAAGGTCTTTCAGAAGTAGTTAAAATAGGTACAGGTAGAGCAGCTTTTGTTCCAGGAGTTAATGTAGCAGGAAAAACTGGAACTGCTCAAGTTGTTAGCTCAGCTCTTAAAAAAATTAAATCCTTAGAACATCATGCTTGGTTCATAAGTTATGCTGGGATGTCCTCTCCTCAAATAGTTTCAGCTATATTAGTAGAACATGGAGGGCATGGAGGATCAGCTGCAGCTCCTCTTGCACGGGAATTATACAAGATCTATTTTGGTATTAAAGAACCAAAAAGTACTATTCCAGAAATTAATGAACAAGATTTGACAAATGAAAACTAA
- the mreC gene encoding rod shape-determining protein MreC codes for MKRSRIFLLIILIVILSGAWYFIKGTNLFNEIIGFTFSSFLEGATYSGGKTRNFFQDYLYLVDLKKENERLKEEILLLKSQIAYYKERERIYKELEEFYKLSTNINYPKIAAKIIYKPMDPFSGIVFIDKGSKDGLLPQMPVLASVSGEGVALVGQVAEVYRNWSKVILITDPSFSADVKIERTGDRGILVGKAEKYCNLQYLPSASQVKEGDEVLTSGQDAFFPPGLLIGKVIAVNRDPIQGMFKYAEIEPSVNLHNLDLVFVLLKLPEIPL; via the coding sequence ATGAAAAGAAGTAGAATTTTTTTGTTGATAATTTTGATAGTAATTTTGAGTGGAGCATGGTATTTTATTAAAGGAACTAATCTTTTTAACGAAATTATTGGTTTTACATTTTCTTCCTTTTTAGAAGGTGCTACTTACTCAGGAGGTAAAACAAGGAATTTTTTTCAGGATTATCTATATTTAGTAGATCTTAAAAAAGAAAATGAAAGATTAAAAGAAGAAATTCTTCTTTTAAAGTCACAAATTGCTTATTATAAAGAAAGAGAAAGAATTTACAAAGAATTAGAAGAATTTTATAAACTCTCTACAAATATTAATTATCCAAAGATTGCAGCTAAAATTATTTACAAACCCATGGATCCCTTTTCAGGGATAGTTTTTATAGATAAAGGAAGTAAGGATGGTCTTTTACCACAAATGCCTGTTCTTGCAAGTGTTAGTGGTGAAGGTGTAGCTTTAGTGGGTCAGGTAGCAGAGGTTTATAGAAATTGGAGCAAAGTAATATTGATTACAGATCCCTCATTTTCGGCTGATGTTAAAATAGAAAGAACAGGAGATAGAGGCATATTAGTAGGAAAGGCTGAAAAATACTGTAATTTACAATATTTACCATCTGCTTCCCAAGTAAAAGAAGGAGATGAAGTTCTAACATCTGGACAAGATGCCTTTTTTCCTCCTGGATTATTAATAGGAAAAGTAATAGCTGTTAATCGTGATCCTATTCAAGGAATGTTTAAATATGCAGAAATTGAACCTTCAGTAAATCTCCATAATCTTGATTTGGTTTTTGTATTATTAAAATTGCCTGAAATACCTCTGTAA
- the thrC gene encoding threonine synthase, whose amino-acid sequence MKYISTRGEMPKISFKDTVFEGLAPDGGLIVPEKVPKLSEKEIEELRKLNYQELALKIFKYYVSDIEEKDLKEIIEKAYKTFRVKDITPVVKVGDIYILELFHGPTWAFKDIALQFLGVLFEKLLLETNKKINILGATSGDTGSAAIYGVRGKKNIAIFILHPYKKVSEVQALMMTTVTDPNVYNIAIEGTFDDCQAIVKSLFMDLEFKRKYRLTTVNSINWARIMAQMVYYFWAYFRVSEKEKCESIRISVPTGNFGDIFAGYLTKIMLGEKRIERLILATNENDILCRFVNNGDYSVRKVKPTISPSMDIQVASNFERYIYYFYHEDAKKTKEIMEKFAKEKAIKFSEEEVKRVQKDFLSASVNEEETLETIKEFYKETGYILDPHTAVGVKAGLKFKDKYPLICLATAHPAKFPETVSKALGFSIKLPEEIEKLYKLPQKFEILPKDVEKVKAFISEKAI is encoded by the coding sequence ATGAAGTACATAAGTACTCGTGGAGAAATGCCTAAAATTTCTTTTAAAGACACAGTTTTTGAAGGACTTGCTCCTGATGGTGGTTTAATTGTACCTGAAAAGGTACCAAAACTTTCAGAAAAGGAGATAGAAGAATTAAGAAAATTAAATTATCAAGAATTGGCACTTAAAATTTTTAAATACTATGTTTCTGATATAGAAGAAAAGGATCTAAAAGAGATTATAGAAAAAGCTTACAAAACTTTTAGGGTAAAAGATATAACTCCAGTAGTAAAAGTAGGAGATATCTATATATTAGAACTTTTTCACGGACCTACTTGGGCTTTTAAAGATATAGCTTTACAATTTTTAGGGGTATTGTTTGAAAAACTGCTCTTAGAAACAAACAAAAAAATTAATATCTTAGGAGCAACTTCAGGAGATACAGGCTCAGCAGCTATTTATGGAGTAAGAGGCAAAAAAAATATAGCTATATTTATTTTACACCCCTACAAAAAAGTTTCTGAAGTCCAAGCTTTAATGATGACAACTGTAACTGATCCTAATGTTTATAATATTGCTATAGAAGGAACCTTTGATGATTGTCAAGCTATAGTTAAAAGTTTATTTATGGATTTAGAATTTAAAAGAAAATATAGATTAACTACAGTTAATTCTATAAATTGGGCAAGAATAATGGCACAGATGGTTTATTATTTTTGGGCTTATTTTAGAGTTTCTGAAAAAGAGAAATGTGAAAGCATTAGAATTTCAGTTCCTACAGGAAATTTTGGAGACATATTTGCAGGATATTTGACAAAGATAATGTTGGGGGAAAAAAGGATAGAAAGACTTATTTTAGCCACCAATGAAAATGATATACTTTGTAGATTTGTTAATAATGGAGATTATTCTGTGAGAAAAGTAAAACCAACTATAAGTCCCTCAATGGATATTCAAGTAGCAAGCAATTTTGAAAGATATATTTATTATTTTTATCATGAAGATGCAAAAAAAACTAAAGAGATTATGGAAAAATTTGCTAAAGAAAAAGCTATTAAATTTTCAGAAGAAGAAGTAAAAAGAGTTCAAAAAGATTTTCTTTCTGCCTCCGTTAATGAAGAAGAAACTTTGGAAACAATAAAGGAATTTTATAAAGAAACAGGTTATATACTTGATCCTCATACTGCAGTAGGAGTAAAGGCAGGATTAAAGTTTAAAGATAAATACCCTTTAATTTGTTTAGCAACTGCTCATCCTGCCAAATTCCCTGAAACAGTAAGTAAAGCTTTAGGTTTTTCTATTAAATTACCTGAAGAAATAGAAAAACTTTATAAACTTCCTCAAAAATTTGAAATCCTTCCTAAGGATGTAGAAAAGGTTAAAGCTTTCATAAGTGAAAAAGCAATTTAA
- a CDS encoding MBL fold metallo-hydrolase, giving the protein MKIFVLGSGTGWIRLDRNSPGYLVEVDDFSLLLDLGPGILRQILKIGKKLEDISAIFISHFHPDHVTDLIPFLFATRYSLGYKRILPISLYVSEDFSQFYNTLKIAFRDWIEPPRELLNINLLPKQKKYRFSIGPFKAYTTPVKHNPESLAIRLEYEGRSLVYSGDTGYCEELIELSEEADLLIIECSNSKEFYVEHHLSPEDIALISERAKVRRLILSHFYPHSENVDLDIIKERFKGEIYLAKDFMEIEI; this is encoded by the coding sequence ATGAAAATTTTTGTTCTTGGATCTGGAACAGGTTGGATTCGTTTGGATAGGAATTCTCCAGGTTATTTAGTAGAAGTAGATGATTTTTCTCTTCTTCTTGATTTAGGTCCAGGGATTTTAAGGCAAATTTTAAAAATCGGAAAAAAGCTCGAAGACATCTCAGCAATTTTTATATCCCATTTCCATCCTGATCATGTAACAGACCTTATTCCTTTTCTTTTTGCAACAAGATATAGTTTAGGCTATAAAAGAATATTACCTATAAGTTTATACGTTTCTGAAGATTTCTCTCAATTTTATAATACTTTAAAGATAGCTTTTAGAGACTGGATTGAACCACCCAGAGAATTATTAAACATCAATCTTCTTCCTAAGCAAAAAAAATATAGATTTTCTATAGGACCCTTTAAAGCTTATACTACACCAGTAAAGCATAATCCTGAGAGTTTAGCTATAAGACTTGAATACGAAGGAAGGAGTCTTGTTTATTCAGGAGATACAGGCTATTGTGAAGAATTGATAGAGCTTTCAGAAGAGGCAGATTTATTAATAATAGAATGCTCCAATTCTAAAGAATTCTACGTAGAACATCATTTATCTCCGGAAGATATTGCACTTATTTCAGAAAGGGCTAAAGTAAGAAGATTAATTCTTTCTCATTTTTATCCCCATAGCGAAAATGTAGATTTAGATATAATAAAAGAAAGATTTAAAGGAGAAATATATTTAGCTAAGGATTTTATGGAAATAGAGATATAA
- a CDS encoding tetratricopeptide repeat protein, giving the protein MIKNIPPNIHWFIPYLQNLEIFKEINFKEIFRYSTEELIKNYKTSKNLLPLLLAERFLWENIENNFFSYKLLNLVLKEREVSGYLFFFPYKNFENKKIFSEFPFIRLNETYYFYPSEWGNAFKILINLWKKKVRFFSVEVNFYKEFSEEDIKNNLKLAQILEFSYLSQKALKSLENYLPTLEVNKLSEITNKFLKIKEGVLILSSKRDIKEDLKKVGAKIIKELEGENSLFLVKNLDLNKITSLYKENSTKTGVLSWDVWGKFKDKGSTPLIFLIGAYEHAKRVNQINIKVFEGFTYHVIGDLYYEWKDLGKALKYYLLSRDYTKQPVELALSESAIYYTFGELDRAEKILKKELCSCKKEDPLIHYNLALIYLKKEKKEEAKYHFYKAHLLDPENNVFREALIKYLWDFEEYEELGDFLTSLKNLSLKERIYLGKFYFYKKEYKKAFKYLKDVLTLKERDGETLLFLAWLYLYFNKEKEISQALLKEAQEILSPEEIEKIKKEFGLDIR; this is encoded by the coding sequence ATGATAAAAAATATACCTCCTAATATACACTGGTTTATTCCATATTTACAAAATCTTGAAATTTTCAAAGAAATAAACTTTAAAGAAATTTTTAGGTATTCTACTGAGGAACTTATAAAGAATTATAAAACTTCTAAGAATTTATTGCCCTTACTTTTAGCAGAGAGATTTTTATGGGAAAATATAGAAAATAATTTTTTTTCCTATAAATTGCTAAATTTAGTTTTGAAAGAAAGGGAAGTATCTGGTTATTTATTTTTCTTTCCTTATAAAAATTTTGAAAATAAAAAAATATTTTCTGAGTTTCCTTTCATAAGACTTAATGAAACCTATTATTTTTATCCCTCTGAATGGGGAAATGCCTTTAAAATTCTTATTAATTTATGGAAGAAAAAAGTAAGATTTTTTTCTGTTGAAGTAAATTTTTACAAAGAATTTTCAGAAGAAGATATAAAAAATAATTTAAAACTTGCCCAAATATTAGAATTTTCTTATCTTTCTCAAAAGGCTCTGAAATCTTTGGAAAATTATTTACCTACCTTAGAAGTAAATAAACTCTCAGAAATAACAAATAAATTTTTAAAAATAAAAGAGGGGGTTCTAATTTTATCTTCGAAAAGGGACATAAAAGAAGATTTGAAAAAGGTAGGAGCAAAAATAATAAAAGAACTTGAAGGAGAAAATAGTCTCTTTTTGGTTAAAAATTTAGATTTAAATAAAATAACTTCTTTATATAAAGAAAATTCAACTAAAACAGGGGTTTTGTCTTGGGATGTTTGGGGGAAATTTAAAGATAAAGGTTCAACTCCTTTAATTTTTCTCATAGGAGCTTATGAACATGCAAAAAGAGTTAATCAAATAAATATAAAAGTTTTTGAGGGTTTTACCTATCATGTAATAGGGGATCTTTATTATGAATGGAAAGACCTTGGTAAAGCTCTTAAATATTATCTACTTTCAAGAGATTATACTAAACAACCAGTTGAATTAGCCTTAAGTGAATCGGCTATTTATTATACTTTTGGAGAACTTGATAGGGCAGAAAAAATTTTAAAAAAAGAGCTTTGTAGTTGTAAAAAAGAGGACCCTTTAATTCATTACAACCTTGCTTTAATTTATCTAAAAAAGGAGAAAAAAGAAGAGGCAAAATATCATTTTTATAAAGCCCATCTTTTAGATCCGGAAAATAATGTTTTTAGAGAAGCTTTGATAAAATATTTATGGGATTTTGAAGAATATGAAGAGTTAGGAGATTTTCTAACATCACTAAAAAACCTTTCTTTAAAAGAAAGAATTTATCTTGGAAAATTTTATTTTTATAAAAAGGAATATAAAAAAGCATTTAAATATTTAAAAGATGTTCTTACTCTTAAAGAAAGAGATGGAGAAACATTACTTTTTCTTGCATGGCTTTATCTTTATTTTAATAAAGAAAAAGAAATATCTCAGGCATTATTAAAAGAAGCACAAGAAATACTTTCTCCTGAAGAAATTGAAAAAATTAAAAAAGAGTTTGGATTGGATATTCGATGA
- the selA gene encoding L-seryl-tRNA(Sec) selenium transferase, whose product MRIPSVNELKEKFSKLYPNYPISYFTEPSRRVAQIIREKWQKKELQKLEESYLENLMKEVFKKYETPSLKRVINATGVVIHTNLGRAPLCKKAIEEITKVAKYYSNLEFDLKEGKRGSRYVHVEEILKEITQAESALIVNNNAAAVLISLNTLAYGKEVIVSRGELVEIGGSFRIPEVMKWAGCILKEVGTTNKTHLSDYENAINENTALLLKVHKSNFEIIGFAKEVSVEDLVTLGKKFGLPVMKDLGSGCFIDFSKYGLKKEPTVQEVLKAGVDIVTFSGDKLLGGPQAGIILGKKEFIEKIRKNPLNRALRIDKLTLAGLEATLRLYRDENLALEHIPVLKMILTPKEILKKRAKYLLKKLRKLKLKEFNFEVIETINKTGGGALPTLDLISYAVAVKSPLSPQNLQKILRENEPPIITRIEEERLLIDVRCLFDEDYKEIISAFEKFGNDKKYTS is encoded by the coding sequence ATGCGAATTCCTTCAGTAAATGAATTAAAAGAAAAATTTTCAAAACTTTATCCTAATTATCCTATATCTTATTTTACAGAACCTTCAAGAAGAGTAGCTCAAATTATAAGAGAAAAATGGCAAAAAAAAGAACTTCAAAAACTTGAAGAATCTTACTTAGAAAACTTAATGAAAGAAGTCTTTAAAAAATATGAAACTCCGTCTTTAAAAAGAGTGATAAATGCAACTGGAGTAGTAATTCATACTAATTTGGGGAGAGCTCCACTTTGTAAAAAAGCGATAGAAGAGATAACAAAAGTAGCGAAATATTATTCCAATTTAGAATTTGATTTAAAGGAAGGGAAAAGAGGAAGTAGATATGTTCATGTAGAAGAAATATTAAAAGAAATTACCCAAGCTGAAAGTGCTTTAATAGTAAATAACAATGCAGCAGCTGTGTTAATTTCTTTAAATACCTTAGCCTATGGAAAAGAGGTTATAGTATCAAGAGGAGAGCTTGTTGAGATTGGAGGATCTTTTAGAATACCTGAAGTGATGAAATGGGCAGGGTGTATTTTAAAGGAAGTAGGAACTACTAATAAAACTCATTTATCTGATTATGAAAATGCTATCAATGAAAATACTGCTTTACTTTTAAAAGTACATAAAAGTAATTTTGAGATAATAGGTTTTGCTAAAGAAGTTTCAGTAGAGGATTTGGTAACTCTGGGTAAAAAATTTGGACTTCCAGTCATGAAAGATCTTGGGAGTGGATGTTTTATCGATTTTTCCAAATATGGATTAAAAAAAGAACCTACTGTACAAGAAGTTCTGAAGGCAGGGGTTGATATTGTTACTTTTTCAGGAGATAAACTTTTAGGAGGTCCTCAAGCGGGAATTATTCTTGGGAAAAAAGAATTTATAGAAAAAATAAGAAAAAATCCCTTAAATCGTGCCTTAAGAATTGATAAGCTAACCTTAGCTGGTTTAGAAGCAACTTTAAGATTATATAGAGATGAAAACCTCGCTTTAGAGCACATTCCTGTACTTAAAATGATTTTAACTCCTAAGGAAATTTTGAAGAAAAGAGCAAAATATCTTTTAAAAAAACTTAGAAAACTTAAACTTAAAGAATTTAATTTTGAAGTGATTGAGACTATCAATAAAACCGGAGGAGGGGCTCTTCCCACTTTAGATTTAATTTCTTATGCAGTAGCTGTAAAATCTCCCCTTTCTCCCCAAAACTTACAAAAAATTCTGAGAGAAAATGAACCTCCTATAATAACAAGAATAGAAGAAGAAAGACTTTTAATTGACGTAAGGTGTCTTTTTGATGAGGACTATAAAGAAATAATTTCCGCATTTGAAAAGTTTGGAAATGATAAAAAATATACCTCCTAA